The Catenuloplanes niger genome includes a window with the following:
- a CDS encoding 2'-5' RNA ligase family protein, giving the protein MRTVELLLDPELDRRVRALWARLHAAGVRSLATHPHPTNRPHVTLVVVPSLDALPPLDLPVPVSLGAPRMLGRALVLPAAGLHDLQARVWSAVGSDNPLHAPDRWVPHVSLALNATPGSDTLLSGLPPLTGAAVAARSYDRETRTVTGIPHRPAG; this is encoded by the coding sequence ATGCGTACCGTGGAGCTGTTGCTCGACCCGGAGCTCGACCGCCGGGTGCGCGCGCTCTGGGCCCGTCTGCACGCCGCGGGCGTCCGCAGCCTCGCCACCCACCCGCACCCGACCAACCGGCCGCACGTGACGCTCGTGGTCGTACCGTCGCTGGACGCGCTGCCACCGCTCGACCTGCCGGTCCCGGTGAGCCTCGGCGCGCCACGCATGCTCGGCCGCGCGCTGGTGCTGCCGGCCGCCGGCCTCCACGACCTGCAGGCCCGGGTGTGGTCCGCGGTCGGCTCCGACAACCCGCTGCACGCGCCGGACCGGTGGGTCCCGCACGTCAGCCTCGCACTGAACGCGACCCCCGGCTCCGACACCCTGCTGTCCGGCCTGCCTCCGCTGACCGGTGCGGCGGTCGCGGCCCGCAGCTACGACCGGGAGACCCGGACCGTGACCGGCATTCCCCACCGGCCGGCCGGGTGA
- a CDS encoding Gfo/Idh/MocA family protein, whose translation MTLRVVVIGAGAMGRAWIRTVESDPEVELAGVADLDLDAADEAVAGRVPTARDGVALAMRTHADAIINVTVPAAHHPVTTEALFAGLPVLGEKPVAETVAQALSLVATAEVTGELFMVSQSRRYNAHLWALRAQARALGRPGLLTTEFFRAPRFGGFRDAMDHPLLLDMAIHPFDTARFVLDAEPVSVYCEEHNPPWSWYAGDAAATATFEMTGGVRYVYTGSWCSPGLETSWNGSWRLSAEHGSAVWNGDDPPVSSVPVTDGVADDPGVEIAGALRAFTHALRTGDVPMGEVHGNVMSLVMVEAAVRSASTGARVRVDDVLEHAYERAIAAEPRPEVREALHSWTSVREALKG comes from the coding sequence GTGACGTTGCGAGTCGTCGTGATCGGCGCGGGGGCGATGGGCCGCGCCTGGATCCGTACCGTCGAATCGGATCCCGAGGTGGAGCTGGCCGGCGTGGCCGACCTGGACCTCGACGCCGCGGACGAGGCCGTGGCGGGACGGGTGCCGACCGCGCGGGACGGTGTCGCGCTCGCGATGCGGACGCACGCGGACGCGATCATCAACGTGACCGTGCCGGCCGCGCACCACCCGGTCACCACGGAGGCGCTCTTCGCCGGCCTGCCGGTGCTCGGTGAGAAGCCGGTCGCGGAGACGGTCGCGCAGGCGCTGTCGCTGGTCGCGACCGCGGAGGTGACCGGCGAGCTGTTCATGGTCAGCCAGTCCCGGCGCTACAACGCGCACCTGTGGGCGCTGCGCGCGCAGGCCCGCGCGCTCGGCCGGCCCGGCCTGCTCACCACGGAGTTCTTCCGGGCGCCGCGGTTCGGTGGTTTCCGCGACGCGATGGACCACCCGCTGCTGCTGGACATGGCGATCCACCCGTTCGACACCGCGCGGTTCGTGCTCGACGCGGAGCCGGTCTCGGTCTACTGCGAGGAGCACAACCCGCCGTGGAGCTGGTACGCCGGTGACGCGGCCGCGACCGCCACGTTCGAGATGACCGGCGGCGTCCGGTACGTCTACACCGGCAGCTGGTGCTCCCCCGGCCTGGAGACGTCCTGGAACGGGTCGTGGCGGCTGTCGGCCGAGCACGGCTCCGCGGTCTGGAACGGCGACGACCCGCCGGTCTCGTCGGTTCCGGTCACCGACGGCGTCGCGGACGATCCGGGCGTCGAGATCGCCGGTGCGCTGCGCGCGTTCACCCACGCGCTGCGCACCGGCGACGTGCCCATGGGCGAGGTGCACGGCAACGTGATGAGCCTGGTCATGGTCGAGGCCGCGGTGCGGTCCGCGTCGACCGGCGCCCGGGTGCGCGTCGACGACGTGCTGGAACACGCCTACGAGCGGGCGATCGCGGCGGAGCCACGGCCCGAGGTCCGCGAGGCGCTGCACTCGTGGACCTCGGTCCGCGAGGCACTGAAGGGCTGA
- a CDS encoding DUF58 domain-containing protein, which produces MIFARYGYPSALAAATVLAALLVTGLPVRALRGARRPLLVTLTCPRHTVTRGETVPVRVASTGRAEIRLRVTGLPAVTVRAGDVWESPPLPRGLVTVTVESVADVGALALWRWRLPYEATTLTVRVRPRRVALRPPPESVSDTDDGRPAPIGAGTGAVFAGLREYEAGDDIRHIDWAASARAADDDVLYVRQFGPSLADGLLIVLDPAAGPAFETAVDLAYSLAAAGGHLAVLGRAGVRHGPGDAEELLIVLRPDPAPPLAAGLPGAPVVVTADVTRAAPLRGTARLVLAVGSGEPATERPGVPAGAGQPAVSWPGVRTTGGPVVADRPGFRAAGGPVVPDRPGVRAAGGPVVPVADLDEARVVWDRWAAR; this is translated from the coding sequence ATGATCTTCGCACGGTACGGGTACCCGTCCGCGCTCGCGGCCGCCACGGTCCTCGCGGCACTGCTGGTCACCGGGCTACCGGTCCGGGCGCTGCGGGGCGCGCGCCGGCCGCTGCTGGTGACGCTCACCTGCCCACGGCACACGGTCACCCGCGGCGAGACCGTCCCGGTCCGGGTGGCGTCGACCGGACGGGCCGAGATCCGGCTGCGCGTCACCGGGCTGCCCGCGGTCACCGTGCGCGCCGGCGACGTGTGGGAGTCACCGCCGCTGCCCCGCGGCCTCGTCACCGTCACGGTCGAGTCGGTCGCGGACGTGGGGGCGCTGGCGCTGTGGCGGTGGCGGCTGCCGTACGAGGCGACCACGCTGACCGTGCGGGTCCGGCCCCGGCGCGTGGCGCTGCGGCCGCCACCGGAGTCCGTCAGCGACACCGACGACGGGCGGCCGGCACCGATCGGCGCGGGCACCGGCGCGGTCTTCGCCGGGCTCCGCGAGTACGAGGCGGGCGACGACATCCGGCACATCGACTGGGCCGCGTCCGCCCGGGCCGCGGACGACGACGTGCTGTACGTCCGCCAGTTCGGGCCGTCACTCGCGGACGGCCTGCTGATCGTGCTGGACCCGGCGGCCGGGCCCGCCTTCGAGACCGCGGTCGACCTGGCGTACTCGCTGGCCGCCGCGGGCGGGCACCTGGCGGTCCTCGGCCGGGCCGGCGTCCGGCACGGTCCCGGCGACGCGGAGGAACTGCTGATCGTCCTGCGCCCGGACCCGGCCCCACCGCTGGCCGCCGGGCTGCCCGGAGCGCCGGTGGTGGTCACCGCGGACGTCACCCGGGCCGCGCCGCTGCGCGGGACGGCCCGGCTGGTCCTCGCGGTCGGCTCCGGCGAGCCGGCGACGGAACGGCCCGGTGTCCCGGCGGGCGCCGGGCAGCCGGCGGTGTCTTGGCCCGGCGTCCGTACGACCGGTGGACCGGTCGTAGCGGACCGGCCCGGCTTCCGTGCGGCCGGTGGGCCGGTCGTGCCGGACCGGCCCGGTGTCCGTGCGGCCGGTGGGCCGGTCGTGCCGGTGGCGGACCTGGACGAGGCGCGCGTGGTCTGGGATCGATGGGCGGCCCGGTGA
- a CDS encoding ThuA domain-containing protein, whose translation MSTPIRVTVWGENVHEQHEPEVAARYPDGMHGAIAQGVTQHLGDRVTVRTATLQDPEHGLTEDVLRETDVLTWWGHAAHADVADDVVERVHRHVLAGMGLIVLHSGHWSKIFTKLMGTSCTLRWRSAHDRELVWTVDPTHPIARGVPHPMIIEEDEMYGEFFDIPAPDELVFISSFSGGEVFRSGCTFKRGHGKIFYFRPGDQDYPTYHHDGVRKVIANAVEWAVTVRPERAEPTLLRYDTEDFFNGHGYGGPL comes from the coding sequence GTGAGCACACCGATCCGGGTCACCGTCTGGGGCGAGAACGTCCATGAGCAGCATGAACCGGAGGTCGCGGCCCGTTATCCGGACGGCATGCACGGTGCGATCGCGCAGGGTGTGACGCAGCATCTCGGCGACCGGGTGACCGTGCGCACGGCCACGCTGCAGGACCCGGAGCACGGCCTGACCGAGGACGTTCTCCGCGAGACGGACGTGCTGACCTGGTGGGGGCACGCCGCGCACGCGGACGTGGCCGACGACGTCGTCGAGCGCGTGCACCGGCACGTGCTGGCCGGGATGGGCCTGATCGTGCTGCACTCCGGCCACTGGTCGAAGATCTTCACCAAGCTGATGGGTACGTCGTGCACGCTGCGCTGGCGGTCCGCGCACGACCGGGAGCTGGTCTGGACCGTGGACCCGACGCACCCGATCGCGCGCGGCGTCCCGCACCCGATGATCATCGAAGAGGACGAGATGTACGGGGAGTTCTTCGACATCCCCGCGCCGGACGAGCTGGTCTTCATCTCCTCGTTCTCCGGCGGCGAGGTGTTCCGGTCCGGGTGCACGTTCAAGCGCGGCCACGGCAAGATCTTCTACTTCCGGCCCGGTGACCAGGACTACCCGACGTACCACCACGACGGGGTGCGGAAGGTCATCGCGAACGCGGTCGAGTGGGCGGTGACGGTGCGCCCGGAGCGGGCCGAGCCGACGCTGCTGCGCTACGACACCGAGGACTTCTTCAACGGCCACGGGTACGGTGGGCCGCTGTGA
- a CDS encoding GGDEF domain-containing protein has protein sequence MRARLLSAAGLGVGLQAALIVTRFAQPLLITVNALAVVVATAALWLLGRRAVRARGRERVAWGTVAVAMLLWLPATVLNLRVALAGMAGEPHLPQLLLGTGGAGLVLLCLLVGPSASLPWRDRLRLTLDGAMAAAALFVPAWAYLLRPAYESAGRSLTTLIAVVVCTQLAALAFALVLLSRHRGTNAFTMLAAASAVSAAASVTYCALIVHDRATELAAVGALSTLAAFMLIAMTWYPMPETAPWSGAPSGLSATLPYLPVLSAVAVTVLLRRSGGFDDTIFGAMCVVFGLVLLRQAVALHSITVLLAEVEQKRAELQHRATHDDLTGLRNRSYLYERAAGWGRAPVSLLLLDLDGFKEINDRYGHATGDEVMVEVAGVLTALVPPHHTVARLGGDEFAVILEPSPPPVEAAKFGERLIAAITAKGRVGASLGLAYEPTGRTTLGMLLSDADAALYKAKAAGKGRVAVNMRAIT, from the coding sequence ATGAGGGCACGCCTGCTGAGCGCGGCCGGGCTGGGCGTGGGGCTGCAGGCGGCGCTGATCGTCACCCGCTTCGCCCAGCCGCTGCTGATCACGGTGAACGCGCTGGCGGTCGTGGTGGCCACGGCCGCGCTGTGGCTGCTCGGCCGGCGTGCCGTGCGGGCACGCGGGCGGGAGCGTGTGGCCTGGGGCACGGTCGCGGTCGCGATGCTGCTGTGGCTGCCGGCCACCGTCCTGAACCTGCGGGTCGCGCTGGCCGGCATGGCCGGGGAGCCGCACCTGCCGCAGTTGCTGCTCGGCACCGGCGGGGCCGGCCTGGTGCTGCTCTGCCTGCTGGTCGGGCCGAGTGCGTCGCTGCCCTGGCGGGACCGGTTGCGGTTGACGCTGGACGGCGCGATGGCCGCGGCCGCGCTGTTCGTGCCGGCGTGGGCGTACCTGTTGCGCCCCGCGTACGAGAGCGCCGGCCGGTCGCTGACCACGCTGATCGCGGTCGTCGTCTGCACGCAGCTCGCCGCGCTCGCGTTCGCGCTGGTCCTGCTGTCCCGGCACCGTGGCACGAACGCGTTCACGATGCTCGCGGCCGCGTCGGCGGTGTCCGCCGCGGCCTCGGTCACGTACTGCGCGCTGATCGTTCACGACCGTGCGACCGAGCTGGCCGCGGTGGGCGCGCTGAGCACGCTGGCCGCGTTCATGCTGATCGCGATGACCTGGTATCCGATGCCGGAGACCGCGCCGTGGAGCGGCGCACCGAGCGGCCTGTCCGCGACGTTGCCGTACCTGCCGGTGCTGTCCGCGGTCGCGGTGACCGTGCTGCTGCGCCGCAGCGGCGGCTTCGACGACACGATCTTCGGGGCGATGTGCGTGGTGTTCGGGCTGGTGCTGCTGCGTCAGGCGGTGGCGCTGCACAGCATCACGGTGCTGCTGGCCGAGGTGGAGCAGAAGCGCGCCGAGCTGCAGCACCGGGCCACGCACGACGACCTCACCGGTCTGAGGAACCGCTCCTACCTCTACGAGCGCGCGGCCGGCTGGGGGCGCGCCCCGGTCTCGTTGCTGCTGCTGGACCTGGACGGCTTCAAGGAGATCAACGACCGGTACGGCCACGCCACCGGCGACGAGGTGATGGTCGAGGTGGCCGGCGTGCTCACCGCGCTGGTCCCGCCGCACCACACCGTCGCCCGGCTCGGCGGCGACGAGTTCGCCGTGATCCTGGAGCCGTCGCCGCCGCCGGTCGAGGCCGCGAAGTTCGGCGAGCGCCTGATCGCCGCGATCACCGCCAAGGGCCGGGTCGGTGCGAGCCTCGGCCTCGCCTACGAACCGACCGGCCGCACCACGCTCGGCATGCTGCTCAGCGACGCGGACGCGGCGCTCTACAAGGCGAAGGCCGCCGGTAAGGGCCGCGTCGCCGTGAACATGCGCGCCATCACGTGA
- a CDS encoding tetratricopeptide repeat protein, which yields MDPAAAFRELPDPARAAGLDELVEQLRLLKIWAGDPSYETIKDRVNATWTAAGRPAGELARRSTVADCFRPGRRRFNTDLVIEVVRALHPDTGYVAQWRQALRVLGGESEAASQVRVQDRLPPDPAGFTGRVAELDRLRRAARDGDSVVISAIEGMPGVGKTQLALHAGHVLLREEPFDRVLFVNLRGFHPDPAQPPADPAAVLDGFLRLLGVPGRRLPHGLAARTAAYRERLAGTRTLVVLDDVATTAQVRPLLPATPGCLALITSRRRLGALRPAARLTVDVFTPGEAVAYLRDAAPGTPVGADPRAAARIARRCGHLPLALSLVAGHIRGTPGWTLTDHADRLDQRHRERRLDSGVELALALSYQELSVDLRLLLRMAALHPGQDLDAYAAAALTGTDLDTARAGLDRLHDDHLLQQPAPGRYAFHDLVRAHATTRAQDEDRPPDRRAALTRLADYYLAATAAAMDTLHPAEAHLRPRVAPAAGPVPDLSDPDAALDWLNSERPTLVAIAARGPDPHTVRLSRTLFRYLTGGHLTDALTVHGHAVEAARRAGDTLGQAHALTDLGGVHWRLGRPEDAARHFTESLALFARAGDVDGEARALTSLGIVADRGGRPAEAIGLFERALTLFAGAGNRTGEARTLNNMANVEARRGHAEAAAERWERAMRLFHQAGDRAGEANALNGLGDLEVQAGRFESAAGRFQRALTLYRQIGSRAGEANILDSLGMLHTRLGRPDQATDLHRLALTMYRAIGDRHSEARAHNGLAEAARAAGRPADARAHHEEALAIADGIGSGDEQARARAGLAEVRR from the coding sequence GTGGATCCGGCGGCCGCGTTCAGGGAGCTGCCCGATCCGGCTCGCGCCGCGGGGCTGGACGAGCTGGTCGAGCAGCTGCGGCTGCTGAAGATCTGGGCCGGCGACCCGTCGTACGAGACGATCAAGGACCGGGTGAACGCGACCTGGACCGCGGCCGGCCGCCCCGCCGGTGAGCTGGCCCGCCGCTCCACCGTAGCGGACTGTTTCCGGCCCGGTCGCCGCCGCTTCAACACCGACCTGGTGATCGAGGTGGTCCGCGCGCTGCATCCGGACACCGGGTACGTCGCGCAGTGGCGGCAGGCGCTTCGCGTCCTCGGCGGCGAGTCGGAGGCGGCGTCGCAGGTGCGGGTGCAGGACCGGCTGCCACCGGACCCGGCCGGGTTCACCGGCCGGGTCGCGGAGCTGGACCGGTTGCGCCGGGCCGCGCGGGACGGCGACAGCGTGGTGATCTCCGCGATCGAGGGGATGCCGGGTGTCGGCAAGACCCAGCTGGCGCTGCACGCGGGGCACGTGCTGCTGCGCGAGGAGCCGTTCGACCGGGTGCTGTTCGTCAACCTGCGCGGCTTCCACCCGGACCCGGCCCAGCCGCCGGCCGACCCGGCCGCGGTGCTCGACGGGTTCCTGCGGCTCCTCGGCGTGCCGGGCCGGCGGCTGCCGCACGGGCTGGCCGCGCGGACCGCGGCGTACCGGGAGCGGCTGGCCGGCACGCGCACGCTGGTGGTGCTGGACGACGTGGCGACCACGGCGCAGGTGCGCCCGCTGCTGCCGGCCACGCCCGGCTGCCTCGCGCTGATCACCAGCCGGCGGCGGCTCGGCGCGCTGCGGCCGGCCGCGCGGCTGACCGTGGACGTGTTCACGCCCGGCGAGGCGGTCGCGTACCTGCGGGACGCGGCGCCGGGCACGCCGGTCGGCGCGGACCCGCGCGCGGCGGCCCGGATCGCGCGGCGCTGCGGCCACCTGCCGCTGGCGCTGAGCCTGGTCGCGGGGCACATCCGGGGCACGCCGGGCTGGACGCTGACCGATCACGCGGACCGGCTCGACCAGCGGCACCGGGAACGGCGGCTGGACTCCGGCGTCGAGCTCGCGCTCGCGCTGTCGTACCAGGAGCTGTCCGTCGATCTGCGGCTTCTGCTGCGGATGGCGGCGCTGCACCCGGGCCAGGACCTGGACGCGTACGCCGCGGCCGCGCTGACCGGCACGGACCTGGACACCGCGCGGGCCGGGCTGGACCGGCTGCACGACGATCACCTGCTGCAGCAGCCCGCACCCGGCCGGTACGCGTTCCACGACCTGGTCCGCGCGCACGCGACCACCCGCGCGCAGGACGAGGACCGGCCGCCGGACCGCCGCGCGGCGCTGACCCGGCTGGCCGACTACTACCTGGCCGCCACGGCCGCGGCGATGGACACGCTGCACCCGGCCGAGGCGCACCTGCGGCCGCGGGTCGCGCCGGCCGCCGGCCCGGTGCCGGACCTGTCCGACCCGGACGCGGCGCTGGACTGGCTGAACTCGGAGCGGCCGACGCTGGTCGCGATCGCCGCCCGCGGCCCGGACCCGCACACGGTACGGCTGTCCCGCACGCTGTTCCGCTACCTGACCGGCGGGCACCTCACGGACGCGCTGACCGTGCACGGCCACGCGGTCGAGGCGGCCCGGCGCGCCGGCGACACGCTCGGCCAGGCGCACGCGCTCACCGACCTCGGCGGCGTCCACTGGCGGCTCGGCCGGCCCGAGGACGCGGCCCGGCACTTCACGGAGTCGCTCGCCCTGTTCGCCCGCGCCGGTGACGTGGACGGCGAGGCCCGCGCGCTGACCAGCCTCGGCATCGTCGCGGACCGCGGCGGCCGGCCGGCCGAGGCGATCGGCCTGTTCGAGCGCGCGCTCACGCTCTTCGCCGGGGCCGGCAACCGGACCGGCGAGGCGCGCACGCTCAACAACATGGCGAACGTGGAGGCGCGGCGCGGCCACGCCGAGGCCGCGGCCGAGCGGTGGGAGCGGGCCATGCGCCTGTTCCACCAGGCCGGCGACCGGGCCGGGGAGGCGAACGCGCTGAACGGGCTCGGCGACCTCGAGGTGCAGGCCGGCCGGTTCGAGTCCGCGGCCGGGCGGTTCCAGCGGGCGCTCACGCTCTACCGGCAGATCGGCAGCCGGGCCGGTGAGGCGAACATCCTGGACAGCCTCGGCATGCTGCACACCCGGCTCGGCCGGCCGGACCAGGCCACCGACCTGCACCGGCTGGCGCTGACCATGTACCGCGCGATCGGCGACCGGCACAGCGAGGCCCGCGCGCACAACGGCCTCGCCGAGGCGGCCCGGGCCGCGGGCCGCCCGGCGGACGCGCGCGCCCACCACGAGGAGGCGCTGGCGATCGCGGACGGCATCGGCTCCGGCGACGAACAGGCCCGCGCCCGCGCCGGCCTCGCCGAGGTGCGGCGCTGA
- a CDS encoding transglutaminaseTgpA domain-containing protein → MGLGAAAGGLTFAAAFDPGGRVLLVPLVAAALGVLLVPPRAWPRRARVPLLILAGPLAGLVPLAVTEHWAAAGQWAAAGPWTAAGPWTAAGALPHGPGAVLRLTLPLPPELLSVPALLTGLAAVIGVLIARTHPAQLAALLPAAAVGGYGTVAAGPGADQRLPVALGFIATGLLVVHGAVRRSHTNTSRQAASAEERHGHAEARPGDMDRQPGRVGGRTGRERARAVAAGLVAVAVAGVPLARLPGAVPAHAVDLRTRVVAPERSLTGFDLIDHVAGWLAEPSRELFVVERGPSDVTWRLAVLDRYDGDTWSSDARFTPAGLGVPPHTGPVPPGAAETQVRITDLDVPYLPAVDRPIRIAPPVDAVDSVDGVLIAAAPPAPGTTYRVTSVPRPAAAGTPTAAGQPGDPAAGSPGAPVAGRPGTPTARTPGATTTGRPGDATGGQGGDTAQGRPGDANRAPGRLRAAASADPPVGGAPGEDVNGGRGGEAGRPGGAGTRPAGVPAAVPPADVAGGGEAGDLAVPGELVADLRAVTAGADGAADVVRALRAGRRNVTGAPVSAGIPALRTLLAPGGTGTGVQFAAAFALAMRYLGVPARLVVGFEPGAGRAVVRAGDVRVWVELKFARAGWVRHDPAPPPVPAGQRPPAPPPDAAVDEAPAPPPTIVETTPPPGPAPAGPALRWLLALLAVVGTAFLGRRFLLRAWRRRPFGDPATRVLRAWHEARDAVAAADPSRAAGTLTPADVLAALTRDSAGGTGGPHRAGPGPQRDERGLGLSGAGIDGAPVADDDGGGAPSGNAAVAEPPGAVLARLADRVLYSPHAGVVRADVRPAFRDAARVRVALRRR, encoded by the coding sequence GTGGGACTGGGCGCGGCGGCGGGCGGGCTGACGTTCGCGGCCGCGTTCGACCCCGGCGGCCGGGTCCTCCTCGTGCCGCTCGTCGCCGCCGCGCTCGGCGTCCTGCTGGTGCCGCCCCGCGCCTGGCCGCGCCGGGCACGCGTCCCGCTGCTGATCCTGGCCGGCCCGCTCGCGGGCCTCGTGCCGCTCGCCGTCACCGAGCACTGGGCGGCGGCCGGACAGTGGGCGGCCGCCGGGCCGTGGACCGCCGCCGGGCCGTGGACCGCCGCCGGGGCGCTGCCGCACGGCCCGGGCGCGGTGCTGCGGCTCACGCTGCCACTGCCGCCGGAGCTGCTGAGCGTGCCGGCGCTGCTGACCGGGCTCGCGGCCGTCATCGGCGTGCTGATCGCCCGAACGCACCCGGCCCAGCTGGCCGCGCTCCTGCCGGCGGCGGCGGTCGGCGGATACGGGACGGTCGCGGCCGGACCCGGCGCGGACCAGCGCCTCCCCGTGGCGCTCGGGTTCATCGCGACCGGCCTGCTCGTCGTGCACGGCGCCGTGCGCCGGTCACACACGAACACGTCTCGGCAGGCGGCATCCGCGGAGGAACGGCACGGACACGCGGAGGCGCGTCCGGGAGACATGGACCGGCAACCGGGACGGGTGGGCGGGCGAACCGGCCGGGAGCGGGCGCGCGCCGTCGCCGCCGGGCTGGTCGCGGTGGCGGTCGCCGGCGTGCCGCTGGCCCGGTTGCCCGGTGCCGTGCCGGCGCACGCGGTAGACCTGCGGACCCGCGTCGTCGCACCGGAACGGTCACTGACCGGTTTCGACCTGATCGATCACGTCGCCGGCTGGCTCGCCGAACCGTCCCGGGAACTGTTCGTGGTCGAGCGCGGCCCGTCCGACGTCACCTGGCGGCTGGCGGTCTTGGATCGATACGACGGCGACACCTGGTCCTCGGACGCCCGTTTCACCCCGGCCGGGCTCGGCGTGCCGCCGCACACCGGCCCGGTTCCGCCCGGCGCGGCCGAGACCCAGGTGCGGATCACCGACCTGGACGTGCCCTACCTGCCGGCCGTGGACCGTCCGATCCGGATCGCTCCGCCGGTCGACGCGGTCGACTCCGTCGACGGCGTCCTCATCGCGGCCGCACCCCCGGCACCGGGCACGACCTACCGGGTGACCTCGGTCCCCCGCCCGGCAGCCGCCGGAACACCGACGGCCGCCGGCCAGCCCGGCGACCCCGCGGCCGGATCGCCGGGCGCGCCCGTGGCCGGCCGGCCCGGCACTCCCACCGCCCGCACACCCGGCGCCACCACCACCGGCCGGCCAGGCGACGCGACCGGCGGCCAGGGCGGCGACACCGCACAGGGCCGGCCCGGCGACGCCAACCGGGCACCCGGCAGGCTGCGGGCCGCCGCATCCGCCGATCCGCCGGTCGGCGGCGCGCCCGGCGAGGACGTCAACGGCGGCCGGGGCGGCGAGGCCGGGCGGCCCGGCGGTGCCGGAACACGGCCGGCCGGCGTGCCCGCGGCCGTACCGCCGGCTGATGTCGCCGGGGGTGGCGAGGCCGGGGACCTGGCGGTGCCGGGGGAGCTTGTCGCGGACCTGCGTGCGGTGACCGCCGGGGCGGACGGTGCGGCCGACGTCGTGCGGGCGCTGCGGGCCGGTCGGCGCAACGTCACCGGCGCGCCCGTCTCGGCCGGGATTCCCGCGCTGCGGACGTTGCTCGCGCCCGGTGGCACCGGCACCGGCGTGCAGTTCGCGGCCGCGTTCGCGCTGGCGATGCGGTACCTCGGCGTACCCGCGCGGCTGGTCGTGGGGTTCGAGCCGGGTGCCGGGCGGGCCGTCGTGCGGGCCGGTGACGTGCGGGTGTGGGTCGAGCTCAAATTCGCGCGGGCCGGTTGGGTGCGCCACGACCCCGCACCGCCGCCCGTCCCCGCCGGGCAGCGGCCGCCCGCGCCGCCGCCGGACGCCGCCGTCGACGAGGCACCCGCGCCGCCGCCCACGATCGTCGAGACCACTCCCCCGCCCGGTCCGGCGCCGGCCGGTCCGGCGCTCCGCTGGTTGCTCGCGCTCCTCGCCGTGGTCGGCACCGCGTTCCTCGGCCGCCGGTTTCTCCTCCGTGCGTGGCGTCGCCGGCCGTTCGGCGACCCGGCCACCCGCGTGCTCCGCGCGTGGCACGAGGCCCGCGACGCCGTCGCCGCCGCCGACCCGTCCCGGGCGGCCGGCACGCTGACCCCGGCGGACGTGCTGGCCGCCCTCACCCGCGACTCCGCGGGCGGCACCGGCGGGCCGCACCGCGCCGGACCCGGCCCGCAGCGTGACGAGCGCGGCCTTGGGTTGTCGGGCGCCGGGATCGACGGGGCGCCCGTCGCGGACGACGACGGTGGCGGCGCGCCCAGCGGGAACGCGGCCGTCGCGGAACCGCCGGGTGCCGTGCTCGCCCGGCTGGCCGATCGGGTGCTCTACTCGCCGCACGCCGGGGTCGTCCGGGCCGACGTGCGGCCGGCGTTCCGGGACGCGGCGCGGGTGCGGGTCGCGCTCCGGCGGCGTTGA
- a CDS encoding M23 family metallopeptidase, with protein sequence MTATRVRTVVSVVVVLILAGVAVWFVERTVRPPGPRPAFQLPVACGETWRLSTYPGHGDFDVDLYPTSGETWGRPVLAAYAGTVVRAGINGRLGERTPDNPRGPMGRGGGYWVRIDHGGKWSTLYLHLLEPPAVSEGQRVEMGDQIGKVGSTGESSAPHLHFEQLRDGEKVESYFAGERSGITHDDEEYAVNHTSANCP encoded by the coding sequence GTGACTGCCACTCGTGTCCGCACCGTCGTCTCCGTCGTCGTGGTCCTGATACTGGCCGGGGTGGCGGTGTGGTTCGTCGAGCGGACCGTGCGCCCACCGGGCCCGCGACCCGCGTTCCAGCTGCCGGTGGCGTGCGGCGAGACGTGGCGGCTCAGCACGTACCCCGGGCACGGGGACTTCGACGTCGACCTCTACCCGACCAGCGGCGAGACGTGGGGCCGGCCGGTCCTCGCCGCGTACGCCGGCACCGTGGTCCGGGCCGGCATCAACGGCCGGCTCGGCGAACGCACCCCGGACAACCCGCGCGGCCCGATGGGGCGCGGCGGCGGCTACTGGGTCCGCATCGACCACGGCGGCAAATGGTCCACGCTCTACCTGCACCTGCTCGAGCCGCCGGCGGTCAGCGAGGGCCAGCGCGTCGAGATGGGCGACCAGATCGGCAAGGTCGGCAGCACCGGCGAGTCCAGCGCCCCCCACCTGCACTTCGAGCAGCTCCGCGACGGCGAGAAGGTCGAGTCGTACTTCGCGGGCGAACGCTCCGGCATCACCCACGACGACGAGGAGTACGCCGTCAACCACACCAGCGCGAACTGCCCGTAG